The following are encoded together in the Oryzias melastigma strain HK-1 linkage group LG17, ASM292280v2, whole genome shotgun sequence genome:
- the LOC112151985 gene encoding uncharacterized protein LOC112151985 isoform X6 — MRSFSKGFPGDMEACMMKPEVKKKRKPPKLPPKPTEEKLKEAEKPQTPAADLQSHRIDASNNRKLSETPVVPPRPTEKELQNSSRYSLHKKSQADHTESPREGDQSGAADETDFKQSNRSVLTGMFRGSQKEKKPSFTSYLHPPNEQDSTDDEIPVKQAPSNKPEFLKGVMKGLNRKTSPKIIKDNNDSEDAAEDEASAQTSEKKGFLSNILKKSKTSAEEASTQDNLSVHSELSASNDSLSEQSKGKGGKLTKIFKRSPKVEGTGDEPLAGELSGSSDSLAETHAMEKGFFSAILRRSPKTFEEETPEQDKEVLEVESTSNSQSDNSKGKGNIFSEIFRKSPNLSESSNLEDGSEPLQGEPADKQLEKKEKGAWFGFLKKTPKATAEEKLLQKDEDEDVSVSSADPSEDTCSQQIKAESDELTSSKEGSTESSTKDRNLEASSEDPSDSNRSKEKKLFSNMFRKQQKPAEGAAAEMEWETNTENATTDSSEKLADTTVSKEKKGGFAGKFKTSFENLFEKESDPKADDKWLTRSCENLSEVTTTKEKSGKFTQLFKKSPKPAPRSVATEHPLDSNLSASWDNLSEIEKEDFSEQAEPANDNDVLLEAATNTKEKKGGLSGIFKRTPKTSENQGDEGRETPEGGRLRRKRTVKKKRRVVSFRVKTTLPTNGRSTLQRSDEMPIIEEAVEMQEINPEQFVQESTVEVQPVEMAAYPSGESPSEPEEENDELMEWWNTVKGWTEWNKSSNFQEDEESAVEQAADRVYMAARLFVRLFNQRGASLQHRILELLAVADAADQFHKRTVSAAVGGGVASVAGSIATITGLILAPFTFGASIIVTAVGIGVATAGSITSATANITDTVHSNMDRKKVEKMIQGYQEEITVIRECLEFLQEGMDTLQEWDFEKYSEGAAKKALNHNIKHVMKEGGRAGKALMINTDKLISTVQVLGAAGGAAKAAQAISVTTGVMSALFLALDVFFLAKDSHELRKGAKTRFASKIREVCKDLQDGLLELNKVKTQLQKTMDGIEVEQYEEIEEVEVEVEDELESDPKKLAELEKDLDLMEKKLGKKEDEDEKKSEQSGKELFKFTKEKKEKRKKEIGEPEESKDKEEREDTKGKKEGDSRTESKPEKKEQAGSTRGPAEGALAEESLKGSKKNKESENRLTAGKEKTHLSESDTVQKDSKKTTNSREKQKTNPTEAQSNSGDSKQHCTGVNWERRGHHENQETEEERRHSHREKDRTEEERRRKDGRADMTQSQVKQNKHQEAERRDGGDAERRKDSHSVESRRSSKNEREEKRGSRGAEEDLMEKDRRSERGESRRRGHGEHGRRRSHTNSRDLWKDGLNI, encoded by the exons ATGAGAAGTTTCTCCAAAGGGTTCCCAG GAGACATGGAAGCTTGCATGATGAAACCAGAGGTTAAGAAGAAGAGAAAGCCG cccAAGCTTCCTCCAAAGCCCACAGAG gaaaaattaaaagaagCAGAGAAGCCTCAGACGCCAGCTGCTGACCTGCAAAGCCATCGCATAGACGCT AGCAACAACAGGAAACTCTCTGAAACTCCGGTGGTTCCACCCAGACCCACAGAAAAG GAACTTCAGAATTCCTCCAGATACAGCCTGCACAAAAAGTCACAGGCAGACCACACAGAG aGCCCCAGAGAAGgcgaccaatcaggagctgcAGATGAAACGGACTTCAAACAG AGTAATCGCTCGGTCCTGACTGGAATGTTTCGAGGAAGCCAGAAGGAGAAGAAGCCATCGTTCACC AGCTACCTCCACCCACCCAATGAACAGGATTCAACCGACGACGAAATCCCAGTCAAACAGGCTCCCAGCAACAAACCG GAGTTTCTGAAAGGCGTAATGAAAGGCTTAAATCGGAAGACGTCACCGAAG atCATAAAAGACAACAATGACTCTGAAGATGCAGCAGAGGACGAAGCATCTGCACAAACCTCT gaaaaaaaaggctttttgtcCAACAttcttaaaaagtctaaaacatCAGCAGAAGAGGCTTCCACACAA GACAACCTGAGTGTTCACAGTGAGCTGTCTGCCAGCAATGACAGTTTGTCTGAACAAAGCAAG GGAAAAGGAGGGAAATTAACCAAGATCTTCAAGAGGTCTCCAAAGGTGGAAGGTACTGGTGATGAG CCTCTGGCTGGAGAATTGTCAGGAAGTAGTGACAGTCTGGCTGAGACTCACGCAATG GAAAAAGGATTTTTCTCTGCGATTCTTCGTAGATCTCCAAAGACTTTTGAGGAGGAGACTCCTGAGCAG GATAAAGAAGTTTTGGAGGTGGAGTCTACGTCCAACAGTCAGTCTGACAACTCAAAA GGAAAAGGAAACATCTTCAgcgaaatatttagaaaatctcCAAATCTGTCGGAGAGCTCCAATCTGGAAGAC GGATCAGAGCCATTACAAGGTGAACCCGCTGACAAGCAGCTGGAGAAGAAG gagAAAGGTGCTtggtttggatttttaaaaaagacccCAAAAGCAACCGCAGAG GAGAAACTGTTACaaaaggatgaagatgaagatgtttCTGTCAGCAGCGCTGACCCATCTGAAGATACCTGCTCACAG CAGATTAAAGCAGAAAGTGATGAGCTGACGAGCAGCAAAGAAGGCTCGACGGAGAGCAGCACCAAG GACAGAAATCTGGAAGCCAGCAGTGAAGATCCGTCTGACAGCAACCGTTCCAAG gagaaaaagcttttcagcaacatgttcaggaagcagcagaaaccagcagagggcgctgcagCAGAGATG GAGTGGGAGACGAACACTGAAAATGCGACAACGGACAGCAGTGAGAAACTCGCTGACACGACTGTTTCAAAG gagaaaaaaggaggatttgctggaaaattcaaaacaagttTTGAAAACCTGTTTGAAAAG GAATCAGACCCAAAAGCAGACGACAAATGGTTAACAAGAAGCTGTGAAAACCTCTCAGAGGTCACCACAACAAAG GAGAAATCTGGAAAGTTTACACAGCTCTTTAAAAAGTCGCCCAAACCGGCTCCTCGCTCCGTTGCTACTGAG CATCCACTCGATTCTAACTTGTCGGCCAGTTGGGACAACCTTTCAGAAATCGAGAAG gAGGATTTTTCAGAACAAGCTGAACCTGCAAACGATAACGATGTTCTTCTTGAAGCTGCTACCAACACAAAG gaaaagaaaggcGGTCTTTCTGGGATTTTCAAGCGAACAccaaaaacttcagaaaatcaG GGAGATGAGGGCAGAGAGACCCCAGAGGGAGGCAGACTGAGACGCAAAAGGACCGTAAAGAAAAAGAGACGA GTTGTCTCATTCAGAGTCAAGACAACTCTTCCCACAAATGGCAGATCAACTTTACAG AGATCTGATGAGATGCCGATCATTGAGGAGGCTGTTGAGATGCAGGAAATTAACCCAGAGCag TTTGTCCAGGAGAGCACAGTGGAGGTCCAGCCTGTGGAGATGGCTGCTTATCCCTCTGGAGAAAGCCCCTCTGAACCGGAggag GAGAATGATGAGCTGATGGAGTGGTGGAACACAGTTAAAG GTTGGACTGAGTGGAATAAGAGCTCCAATTTCCAAGAGGATGAGGAATC GGCGGTGGAGCAGGCCGCCGATCGAGTCTATATGGCAGCTCGGCTCTTTGTGCGCCTTTTCAACCAGCGGGGGGCGTCCTTGCAACACCGCATCTTGGAGCTTCTGGCTGTGGCCGATGCTGCAGATCAGTTCCACAAACGGACGGTGTCGGCCGCCGTGGGTGGAGGCGTGGCCAGCGTCGCAGGCAGCATCGCCACCATCACCGGCCTCATTCTGGCTCCCTTCACCTTCGGAGCCTCCATCATCGTCACCGCCGTGGGCATCGGTGTGGCGACGGCTGGGAGCATCACATCGGCGACCGCTAACATCACAGACACGGTCCACTCAAACATGGACCGCAAAAAAGTGGAGAAGATGATCCAGGGATACCAGGAGGAGATCACGGTCATCAGGGAGTGTCTGGAGTTTTTGCAG GAAGGCATGGACACCCTGCAGGAGTGGGATTTTGAAAAGTACTCTGAAGGTGCTGCCAAAAAGGCTCTAAACCACAACATCAAGCATGTGATGAAGGAGGGCGGGCGCGCCGGGAAAGCCCTGATGATCAACACGGACAAACTCATCAGCACCGTGCAGGTTCTTGGAGCCGCAGGCGGCGCTGCCAAAGCTGCACAGGCCATCAGTGTCACCACAGGGGTGATGTCCGCCCTCTTTCTCGCTCTAGATGTTTTCTTCCTCGCCAAGGACTCCCATGAGCTCCGCAAGGGCGCCAAAACAAGGTTTGCCTCCAAAATTCGAGAGGTGTGCAAAGACCTCCAAGATGGTCTCCTGGAGCTGAACAAAGTGAAAACGCAACTACAGAAGACCATGGACGGCATTGAGGTGgagcagtatgaggagattgaggaggtggaggtggaaGTGGAGGATGAACTAGAGTCCGATCCAAAGAAACTGGCTGAGCTGGAGAAGGACCTGGACCTCATGGAAAAGAAACTTGGCAAGAAGGAGGACGAGGACGAGAAGAAGAGTGAGCAGTCGGGGAaggaactttttaaatttaccaaggaaaagaaagagaagagaaaGAAGGAGATAGGAGAGCCTGAGGAGAGTAAAGACAAAGAGGAGAGGGAAGACACTAAAGGAAAGAAAGAGGGAGACAGCAGGACTGAGTCCAAACCAGAGAAGAAAGAGCAAGCTGGCTCCACCCGAGGACCTGCTGAAGGAGCTTTAGCAGAAGAGTCTCTGAAAGGaagcaaaaagaacaaagaaagtGAGAACCGACTCACTGCtggaaaagagaaaacacaCCTGAGCGAGTCTGACACCGTCCAAAAAGACTCCAAGAAAACcacaaacagcagagaaaagcagaaaacaaacccGACTGAAGCCCAGAGCAACTCAGGTGATTCCAAACAACACTGCACAGGTGTGAATTGGGAAAGAAGAGGGCATCATGAAAACCAAGAAACAGAGGAGGAGAGAAGACACTCTCACAGAGAAAAGGACAGAACAgaggaggaaaggaggaggaaggaCGGAAGGGCGGACATGACACAGAGTCaagtaaagcaaaacaaacaccaAGAAGCTGAAAGACGAGACGGAGGAGACGCAGAACGAAGGAAAGACTCACACAGTGTAGAGTCCAGGAGGAGCAGCAAGAACGAAAGAGAGGAGAAACGAGGgagcagaggagcagaggaggatcTGATGGAGAAAGACAGGAGGAGCGAAAGAGGGGAGAGTAGAAGGAGAGGACACGGCGAGCACGGTCGGCGTCGATCTCACACCAACTCCAGAGATCTGTGGAAAGATGGACTGAACATTTAG
- the LOC112151985 gene encoding uncharacterized protein LOC112151985 isoform X5, which yields MRSFSKGFPGDMEACMMKPEVKKKRKPPKLPPKPTEEKLKEAEKPQTPAADLQSHRISNNRKLSETPVVPPRPTEKELQNSSRYSLHKKSQADHTESPREGDQSGAADETDFKQSNRSVLTGMFRGSQKEKKPSFTSYLHPPNEQDSTDDEIPVKQAPSNKPEFLKGVMKGLNRKTSPKIIKDNNDSEDAAEDEASAQTSEKKGFLSNILKKSKTSAEEASTQDNLSVHSELSASNDSLSEQSKGKGGKLTKIFKRSPKVEGTGDEQPLAGELSGSSDSLAETHAMQEKGFFSAILRRSPKTFEEETPEQDKEVLEVESTSNSQSDNSKGKGNIFSEIFRKSPNLSESSNLEDGSEPLQGEPADKQLEKKEKGAWFGFLKKTPKATAEEKLLQKDEDEDVSVSSADPSEDTCSQQIKAESDELTSSKEGSTESSTKDRNLEASSEDPSDSNRSKEKKLFSNMFRKQQKPAEGAAAEMEWETNTENATTDSSEKLADTTVSKEKKGGFAGKFKTSFENLFEKESDPKADDKWLTRSCENLSEVTTTKEKSGKFTQLFKKSPKPAPRSVATEHPLDSNLSASWDNLSEIEKEDFSEQAEPANDNDVLLEAATNTKEKKGGLSGIFKRTPKTSENQGDEGRETPEGGRLRRKRTVKKKRRVVSFRVKTTLPTNGRSTLQRSDEMPIIEEAVEMQEINPEQFVQESTVEVQPVEMAAYPSGESPSEPEEENDELMEWWNTVKGWTEWNKSSNFQEDEESAVEQAADRVYMAARLFVRLFNQRGASLQHRILELLAVADAADQFHKRTVSAAVGGGVASVAGSIATITGLILAPFTFGASIIVTAVGIGVATAGSITSATANITDTVHSNMDRKKVEKMIQGYQEEITVIRECLEFLQEGMDTLQEWDFEKYSEGAAKKALNHNIKHVMKEGGRAGKALMINTDKLISTVQVLGAAGGAAKAAQAISVTTGVMSALFLALDVFFLAKDSHELRKGAKTRFASKIREVCKDLQDGLLELNKVKTQLQKTMDGIEVEQYEEIEEVEVEVEDELESDPKKLAELEKDLDLMEKKLGKKEDEDEKKSEQSGKELFKFTKEKKEKRKKEIGEPEESKDKEEREDTKGKKEGDSRTESKPEKKEQAGSTRGPAEGALAEESLKGSKKNKESENRLTAGKEKTHLSESDTVQKDSKKTTNSREKQKTNPTEAQSNSGDSKQHCTGVNWERRGHHENQETEEERRHSHREKDRTEEERRRKDGRADMTQSQVKQNKHQEAERRDGGDAERRKDSHSVESRRSSKNEREEKRGSRGAEEDLMEKDRRSERGESRRRGHGEHGRRRSHTNSRDLWKDGLNI from the exons ATGAGAAGTTTCTCCAAAGGGTTCCCAG GAGACATGGAAGCTTGCATGATGAAACCAGAGGTTAAGAAGAAGAGAAAGCCG cccAAGCTTCCTCCAAAGCCCACAGAG gaaaaattaaaagaagCAGAGAAGCCTCAGACGCCAGCTGCTGACCTGCAAAGCCATCGCATA AGCAACAACAGGAAACTCTCTGAAACTCCGGTGGTTCCACCCAGACCCACAGAAAAG GAACTTCAGAATTCCTCCAGATACAGCCTGCACAAAAAGTCACAGGCAGACCACACAGAG aGCCCCAGAGAAGgcgaccaatcaggagctgcAGATGAAACGGACTTCAAACAG AGTAATCGCTCGGTCCTGACTGGAATGTTTCGAGGAAGCCAGAAGGAGAAGAAGCCATCGTTCACC AGCTACCTCCACCCACCCAATGAACAGGATTCAACCGACGACGAAATCCCAGTCAAACAGGCTCCCAGCAACAAACCG GAGTTTCTGAAAGGCGTAATGAAAGGCTTAAATCGGAAGACGTCACCGAAG atCATAAAAGACAACAATGACTCTGAAGATGCAGCAGAGGACGAAGCATCTGCACAAACCTCT gaaaaaaaaggctttttgtcCAACAttcttaaaaagtctaaaacatCAGCAGAAGAGGCTTCCACACAA GACAACCTGAGTGTTCACAGTGAGCTGTCTGCCAGCAATGACAGTTTGTCTGAACAAAGCAAG GGAAAAGGAGGGAAATTAACCAAGATCTTCAAGAGGTCTCCAAAGGTGGAAGGTACTGGTGATGAG CAGCCTCTGGCTGGAGAATTGTCAGGAAGTAGTGACAGTCTGGCTGAGACTCACGCAATG CAGGAAAAAGGATTTTTCTCTGCGATTCTTCGTAGATCTCCAAAGACTTTTGAGGAGGAGACTCCTGAGCAG GATAAAGAAGTTTTGGAGGTGGAGTCTACGTCCAACAGTCAGTCTGACAACTCAAAA GGAAAAGGAAACATCTTCAgcgaaatatttagaaaatctcCAAATCTGTCGGAGAGCTCCAATCTGGAAGAC GGATCAGAGCCATTACAAGGTGAACCCGCTGACAAGCAGCTGGAGAAGAAG gagAAAGGTGCTtggtttggatttttaaaaaagacccCAAAAGCAACCGCAGAG GAGAAACTGTTACaaaaggatgaagatgaagatgtttCTGTCAGCAGCGCTGACCCATCTGAAGATACCTGCTCACAG CAGATTAAAGCAGAAAGTGATGAGCTGACGAGCAGCAAAGAAGGCTCGACGGAGAGCAGCACCAAG GACAGAAATCTGGAAGCCAGCAGTGAAGATCCGTCTGACAGCAACCGTTCCAAG gagaaaaagcttttcagcaacatgttcaggaagcagcagaaaccagcagagggcgctgcagCAGAGATG GAGTGGGAGACGAACACTGAAAATGCGACAACGGACAGCAGTGAGAAACTCGCTGACACGACTGTTTCAAAG gagaaaaaaggaggatttgctggaaaattcaaaacaagttTTGAAAACCTGTTTGAAAAG GAATCAGACCCAAAAGCAGACGACAAATGGTTAACAAGAAGCTGTGAAAACCTCTCAGAGGTCACCACAACAAAG GAGAAATCTGGAAAGTTTACACAGCTCTTTAAAAAGTCGCCCAAACCGGCTCCTCGCTCCGTTGCTACTGAG CATCCACTCGATTCTAACTTGTCGGCCAGTTGGGACAACCTTTCAGAAATCGAGAAG gAGGATTTTTCAGAACAAGCTGAACCTGCAAACGATAACGATGTTCTTCTTGAAGCTGCTACCAACACAAAG gaaaagaaaggcGGTCTTTCTGGGATTTTCAAGCGAACAccaaaaacttcagaaaatcaG GGAGATGAGGGCAGAGAGACCCCAGAGGGAGGCAGACTGAGACGCAAAAGGACCGTAAAGAAAAAGAGACGA GTTGTCTCATTCAGAGTCAAGACAACTCTTCCCACAAATGGCAGATCAACTTTACAG AGATCTGATGAGATGCCGATCATTGAGGAGGCTGTTGAGATGCAGGAAATTAACCCAGAGCag TTTGTCCAGGAGAGCACAGTGGAGGTCCAGCCTGTGGAGATGGCTGCTTATCCCTCTGGAGAAAGCCCCTCTGAACCGGAggag GAGAATGATGAGCTGATGGAGTGGTGGAACACAGTTAAAG GTTGGACTGAGTGGAATAAGAGCTCCAATTTCCAAGAGGATGAGGAATC GGCGGTGGAGCAGGCCGCCGATCGAGTCTATATGGCAGCTCGGCTCTTTGTGCGCCTTTTCAACCAGCGGGGGGCGTCCTTGCAACACCGCATCTTGGAGCTTCTGGCTGTGGCCGATGCTGCAGATCAGTTCCACAAACGGACGGTGTCGGCCGCCGTGGGTGGAGGCGTGGCCAGCGTCGCAGGCAGCATCGCCACCATCACCGGCCTCATTCTGGCTCCCTTCACCTTCGGAGCCTCCATCATCGTCACCGCCGTGGGCATCGGTGTGGCGACGGCTGGGAGCATCACATCGGCGACCGCTAACATCACAGACACGGTCCACTCAAACATGGACCGCAAAAAAGTGGAGAAGATGATCCAGGGATACCAGGAGGAGATCACGGTCATCAGGGAGTGTCTGGAGTTTTTGCAG GAAGGCATGGACACCCTGCAGGAGTGGGATTTTGAAAAGTACTCTGAAGGTGCTGCCAAAAAGGCTCTAAACCACAACATCAAGCATGTGATGAAGGAGGGCGGGCGCGCCGGGAAAGCCCTGATGATCAACACGGACAAACTCATCAGCACCGTGCAGGTTCTTGGAGCCGCAGGCGGCGCTGCCAAAGCTGCACAGGCCATCAGTGTCACCACAGGGGTGATGTCCGCCCTCTTTCTCGCTCTAGATGTTTTCTTCCTCGCCAAGGACTCCCATGAGCTCCGCAAGGGCGCCAAAACAAGGTTTGCCTCCAAAATTCGAGAGGTGTGCAAAGACCTCCAAGATGGTCTCCTGGAGCTGAACAAAGTGAAAACGCAACTACAGAAGACCATGGACGGCATTGAGGTGgagcagtatgaggagattgaggaggtggaggtggaaGTGGAGGATGAACTAGAGTCCGATCCAAAGAAACTGGCTGAGCTGGAGAAGGACCTGGACCTCATGGAAAAGAAACTTGGCAAGAAGGAGGACGAGGACGAGAAGAAGAGTGAGCAGTCGGGGAaggaactttttaaatttaccaaggaaaagaaagagaagagaaaGAAGGAGATAGGAGAGCCTGAGGAGAGTAAAGACAAAGAGGAGAGGGAAGACACTAAAGGAAAGAAAGAGGGAGACAGCAGGACTGAGTCCAAACCAGAGAAGAAAGAGCAAGCTGGCTCCACCCGAGGACCTGCTGAAGGAGCTTTAGCAGAAGAGTCTCTGAAAGGaagcaaaaagaacaaagaaagtGAGAACCGACTCACTGCtggaaaagagaaaacacaCCTGAGCGAGTCTGACACCGTCCAAAAAGACTCCAAGAAAACcacaaacagcagagaaaagcagaaaacaaacccGACTGAAGCCCAGAGCAACTCAGGTGATTCCAAACAACACTGCACAGGTGTGAATTGGGAAAGAAGAGGGCATCATGAAAACCAAGAAACAGAGGAGGAGAGAAGACACTCTCACAGAGAAAAGGACAGAACAgaggaggaaaggaggaggaaggaCGGAAGGGCGGACATGACACAGAGTCaagtaaagcaaaacaaacaccaAGAAGCTGAAAGACGAGACGGAGGAGACGCAGAACGAAGGAAAGACTCACACAGTGTAGAGTCCAGGAGGAGCAGCAAGAACGAAAGAGAGGAGAAACGAGGgagcagaggagcagaggaggatcTGATGGAGAAAGACAGGAGGAGCGAAAGAGGGGAGAGTAGAAGGAGAGGACACGGCGAGCACGGTCGGCGTCGATCTCACACCAACTCCAGAGATCTGTGGAAAGATGGACTGAACATTTAG